The Octopus sinensis linkage group LG19, ASM634580v1, whole genome shotgun sequence genome contains a region encoding:
- the LOC115222266 gene encoding ubiquitin carboxyl-terminal hydrolase 15-like isoform X5 — protein MVLTEDYCQNCGKVKTFIYQCSQCKAVSYCSKKCERMHKREHEKVCSTSQTTQNQRLNPSFDEFTEPKVTSFNKHTKPTKMHINVSDEAESFCQTCYRTNVALRGCSKCKSVFYCSTKCQKIDWPMHRNNCKAPETNTEENSEKQTGHEYSGEGSSAKGPVKENCVSVDDEERGGIDNKVNNKNKNRQNKGQVKSNCDNMEKEETSSKVDMNEISQKEGDKEASKDNNEIMNCEGKNGEKDFSEKDASEKDTNQKETRQMNIKSDLKETGTINGEKTNAGTSLKFTIFEAVRCENCGSFSENLMTCSQCKIAKYCSKPCQISARQLHKKFCKSPNSLNTSLSRSQGKFYTLKYCWNKQHILKTEYLKFINLSCRLKVANL, from the exons ATGGTTTTAACTGAAGATTATTGTCAAAATTGTGGTAAGGTAAAAACTTTTATTTACCAATGTTCTCAGTGCAAAGCTGTTTCATATTGTTCTAAAAAATGTGAAAGAATGCACAAAAGGGAACATGAAAAAGTATGCTCTACCTCACAAACCACTCAAAATCAAAGACTGAACCCATCATTTGATGAATTTACAGAACCAAAAGTAACCAGTTTCAATAAACACACCAAGCCTACTAAGATGCATATAAATGTGAGTGATGAAGCAGAAAGCTTTTGCCAGACATGTTACAGAACTAATGTTGCTCTGCGTGGATGTTCTAAGTGCAAATCAGTATTCTACTGCTCAACAAAGTGCCAGAAAATTGACTGGCCAATGCATCGAAACAATTGTAAGGCTCCAGAGACAAATACTGAAGAGAACAGTGAGAAACAGACTGGTCATGAGTATAGTGGTGAGGGAAGCTCTGCAAAGGGGCCGGTAAAGGAAAACTGTGTAAGTGTAGATGATGAGGAAAGAGGTGGGATAGACAATAAAGTgaacaacaagaataaaaatagacaaaataaaggGCAAGTAAAAAGCAATTGTGACAACATGGAGAAAGAGGAAACCAGTAGTAAAGTGGACATGAATGAAATCAGCCAGAAGGAGGGTGACAAAGAAGCTAGCAAGGACAATAATGAGATTATGAACTGCGAGGGAAAAAATGGTGAGAAGGATTTCAGTGAGAAAGATGCCAGTGAAAAGGATACCAATCAAAAGGAAACCAGGCAGATGAACATCAAATCTGATCTGAAGGAAACTGGAACAATAAACGGAGAGAAAACTAATGCAGGAACAAGTCTAAAATTTACTA TTTTTGAAGCTGTAAGATGTGAAAACTGTGGAAGTTTTAGTGAAAATCTAATGACATGTAGCCAGTGCAAAATTGCAAAATATTGCTCAAAACCTTGTCAAATATCTGCAAGGCAACTTCACAAAAAATTCTGTAAATCTCCTAACAGTTTAAATACCTCACTTTCAAGAAGTCAAGGTAAGTtctatact ttaaaatactgTTGGAATAAACAACATATTTTAAAAACTGAATatcttaaatttattaatttatcatgtAGGCTCAAAGTCGCTAATTTGTAA
- the LOC115222266 gene encoding MATH and LRR domain-containing protein PFE0570w-like isoform X3: MVLTEDYCQNCGKVKTFIYQCSQCKAVSYCSKKCERMHKREHEKVCSTSQTTQNQRLNPSFDEFTEPKVTSFNKHTKPTKMHINVSDEAESFCQTCYRTNVALRGCSKCKSVFYCSTKCQKIDWPMHRNNCKAPETNTEENSEKQTGHEYSGEGSSAKGPVKENCVSVDDEERGGIDNKVNNKNKNRQNKGQVKSNCDNMEKEETSSKVDMNEISQKEGDKEASKDNNEIMNCEGKNGEKDFSEKDASEKDTNQKETRQMNIKSDLKETGTINGEKTNAGTSLKFTIFEAVRCENCGSFSENLMTCSQCKIAKYCSKPCQISARQLHKKFCKSPNSLNTSLSRSQVRYVKSLLLAKGLFPWHHIITRFIEVEVKFHWNRWTENTLLVAYISKPGHDEVRPSIFIEVSILLYILTVSFLFITSALHYQSHIDNVCVLFIHQFAVG, translated from the exons ATGGTTTTAACTGAAGATTATTGTCAAAATTGTGGTAAGGTAAAAACTTTTATTTACCAATGTTCTCAGTGCAAAGCTGTTTCATATTGTTCTAAAAAATGTGAAAGAATGCACAAAAGGGAACATGAAAAAGTATGCTCTACCTCACAAACCACTCAAAATCAAAGACTGAACCCATCATTTGATGAATTTACAGAACCAAAAGTAACCAGTTTCAATAAACACACCAAGCCTACTAAGATGCATATAAATGTGAGTGATGAAGCAGAAAGCTTTTGCCAGACATGTTACAGAACTAATGTTGCTCTGCGTGGATGTTCTAAGTGCAAATCAGTATTCTACTGCTCAACAAAGTGCCAGAAAATTGACTGGCCAATGCATCGAAACAATTGTAAGGCTCCAGAGACAAATACTGAAGAGAACAGTGAGAAACAGACTGGTCATGAGTATAGTGGTGAGGGAAGCTCTGCAAAGGGGCCGGTAAAGGAAAACTGTGTAAGTGTAGATGATGAGGAAAGAGGTGGGATAGACAATAAAGTgaacaacaagaataaaaatagacaaaataaaggGCAAGTAAAAAGCAATTGTGACAACATGGAGAAAGAGGAAACCAGTAGTAAAGTGGACATGAATGAAATCAGCCAGAAGGAGGGTGACAAAGAAGCTAGCAAGGACAATAATGAGATTATGAACTGCGAGGGAAAAAATGGTGAGAAGGATTTCAGTGAGAAAGATGCCAGTGAAAAGGATACCAATCAAAAGGAAACCAGGCAGATGAACATCAAATCTGATCTGAAGGAAACTGGAACAATAAACGGAGAGAAAACTAATGCAGGAACAAGTCTAAAATTTACTA TTTTTGAAGCTGTAAGATGTGAAAACTGTGGAAGTTTTAGTGAAAATCTAATGACATGTAGCCAGTGCAAAATTGCAAAATATTGCTCAAAACCTTGTCAAATATCTGCAAGGCAACTTCACAAAAAATTCTGTAAATCTCCTAACAGTTTAAATACCTCACTTTCAAGAAGTCAAG TTCGTTACGTCAAAAGTTTACTCTTAGCAAAAGGGCTTTTTCCTTGGCATCATATAATTACTAGATTTATTGAGGTTGAAGTGAAATTTCACTGGAATAGATGGACAGAAAATACACTTCTTGTTGCTTACATTTCAAAACCAGGACATGATGAAGTTAGGCCAAGTATTTTCATTGAAGTGAGTATATTATTGTACATCTTaactgtctcttttctctttattacCTCTgcttt acattatcagtCACACATAGACAATGTATGTGTCTTGTTTATACACCAATTTGCTGTGGGATAG
- the LOC115222266 gene encoding uncharacterized protein LOC115222266 isoform X4, translating into MVLTEDYCQNCGKVKTFIYQCSQCKAVSYCSKKCERMHKREHEKVCSTSQTTQNQRLNPSFDEFTEPKVTSFNKHTKPTKMHINVSDEAESFCQTCYRTNVALRGCSKCKSVFYCSTKCQKIDWPMHRNNCKAPETNTEENSEKQTGHEYSGEGSSAKGPVKENCVSVDDEERGGIDNNEIMNCEGKNGEKDFSEKDASEKDTNQKETRQMNIKSDLKETGTINGEKTNAGTSLKFTIFEAVRCENCGSFSENLMTCSQCKIAKYCSKPCQISARQLHKKFCKSPNSLNTSLSRSQVRYVKSLLLAKGLFPWHHIITRFIEVEVKFHWNRWTENTLLVAYISKPGHDEVRPSIFIEDTDGCMMILIFCHKEPDPFPYFSWSQLKIGNYICILEPKRFYFRGGQVGFKIDSTQEIRIL; encoded by the exons ATGGTTTTAACTGAAGATTATTGTCAAAATTGTGGTAAGGTAAAAACTTTTATTTACCAATGTTCTCAGTGCAAAGCTGTTTCATATTGTTCTAAAAAATGTGAAAGAATGCACAAAAGGGAACATGAAAAAGTATGCTCTACCTCACAAACCACTCAAAATCAAAGACTGAACCCATCATTTGATGAATTTACAGAACCAAAAGTAACCAGTTTCAATAAACACACCAAGCCTACTAAGATGCATATAAATGTGAGTGATGAAGCAGAAAGCTTTTGCCAGACATGTTACAGAACTAATGTTGCTCTGCGTGGATGTTCTAAGTGCAAATCAGTATTCTACTGCTCAACAAAGTGCCAGAAAATTGACTGGCCAATGCATCGAAACAATTGTAAGGCTCCAGAGACAAATACTGAAGAGAACAGTGAGAAACAGACTGGTCATGAGTATAGTGGTGAGGGAAGCTCTGCAAAGGGGCCGGTAAAGGAAAACTGTGTAAGTGTAGATGATGAGGAAAGAGGTGGGATA GACAATAATGAGATTATGAACTGCGAGGGAAAAAATGGTGAGAAGGATTTCAGTGAGAAAGATGCCAGTGAAAAGGATACCAATCAAAAGGAAACCAGGCAGATGAACATCAAATCTGATCTGAAGGAAACTGGAACAATAAACGGAGAGAAAACTAATGCAGGAACAAGTCTAAAATTTACTA TTTTTGAAGCTGTAAGATGTGAAAACTGTGGAAGTTTTAGTGAAAATCTAATGACATGTAGCCAGTGCAAAATTGCAAAATATTGCTCAAAACCTTGTCAAATATCTGCAAGGCAACTTCACAAAAAATTCTGTAAATCTCCTAACAGTTTAAATACCTCACTTTCAAGAAGTCAAG TTCGTTACGTCAAAAGTTTACTCTTAGCAAAAGGGCTTTTTCCTTGGCATCATATAATTACTAGATTTATTGAGGTTGAAGTGAAATTTCACTGGAATAGATGGACAGAAAATACACTTCTTGTTGCTTACATTTCAAAACCAGGACATGATGAAGTTAGGCCAAGTATTTTCATTGAA gACACTGATGGTTGCATGATGATCCTAATATTTTGTCACAAAGAACCTGATCCTTTCCCATATTTTTCCTGGAGCCAACTGAAAATAGGAAACTATATTTGTATCCTGGAGCCAAAACGTTTTTATTTTCGTGGTGGACAAGTTGGTTTTAAAATTGATTCTACTCAAGAAATTCGAATTCTCTAA
- the LOC115222266 gene encoding MATH and LRR domain-containing protein PFE0570w-like isoform X1 yields the protein MVLTEDYCQNCGKVKTFIYQCSQCKAVSYCSKKCERMHKREHEKVCSTSQTTQNQRLNPSFDEFTEPKVTSFNKHTKPTKMHINVSDEAESFCQTCYRTNVALRGCSKCKSVFYCSTKCQKIDWPMHRNNCKAPETNTEENSEKQTGHEYSGEGSSAKGPVKENCVSVDDEERGGIDNKVNNKNKNRQNKGQVKSNCDNMEKEETSSKVDMNEISQKEGDKEASKDNNEIMNCEGKNGEKDFSEKDASEKDTNQKETRQMNIKSDLKETGTINGEKTNAGTSLKFTIFEAVRCENCGSFSENLMTCSQCKIAKYCSKPCQISARQLHKKFCKSPNSLNTSLSRSQVRYVKSLLLAKGLFPWHHIITRFIEVEVKFHWNRWTENTLLVAYISKPGHDEVRPSIFIEDTDGCMMILIFCHKEPDPFPYFSWSQLKIGNYICILEPKRFYFRGGQVGFKIDSTQEIRIL from the exons ATGGTTTTAACTGAAGATTATTGTCAAAATTGTGGTAAGGTAAAAACTTTTATTTACCAATGTTCTCAGTGCAAAGCTGTTTCATATTGTTCTAAAAAATGTGAAAGAATGCACAAAAGGGAACATGAAAAAGTATGCTCTACCTCACAAACCACTCAAAATCAAAGACTGAACCCATCATTTGATGAATTTACAGAACCAAAAGTAACCAGTTTCAATAAACACACCAAGCCTACTAAGATGCATATAAATGTGAGTGATGAAGCAGAAAGCTTTTGCCAGACATGTTACAGAACTAATGTTGCTCTGCGTGGATGTTCTAAGTGCAAATCAGTATTCTACTGCTCAACAAAGTGCCAGAAAATTGACTGGCCAATGCATCGAAACAATTGTAAGGCTCCAGAGACAAATACTGAAGAGAACAGTGAGAAACAGACTGGTCATGAGTATAGTGGTGAGGGAAGCTCTGCAAAGGGGCCGGTAAAGGAAAACTGTGTAAGTGTAGATGATGAGGAAAGAGGTGGGATAGACAATAAAGTgaacaacaagaataaaaatagacaaaataaaggGCAAGTAAAAAGCAATTGTGACAACATGGAGAAAGAGGAAACCAGTAGTAAAGTGGACATGAATGAAATCAGCCAGAAGGAGGGTGACAAAGAAGCTAGCAAGGACAATAATGAGATTATGAACTGCGAGGGAAAAAATGGTGAGAAGGATTTCAGTGAGAAAGATGCCAGTGAAAAGGATACCAATCAAAAGGAAACCAGGCAGATGAACATCAAATCTGATCTGAAGGAAACTGGAACAATAAACGGAGAGAAAACTAATGCAGGAACAAGTCTAAAATTTACTA TTTTTGAAGCTGTAAGATGTGAAAACTGTGGAAGTTTTAGTGAAAATCTAATGACATGTAGCCAGTGCAAAATTGCAAAATATTGCTCAAAACCTTGTCAAATATCTGCAAGGCAACTTCACAAAAAATTCTGTAAATCTCCTAACAGTTTAAATACCTCACTTTCAAGAAGTCAAG TTCGTTACGTCAAAAGTTTACTCTTAGCAAAAGGGCTTTTTCCTTGGCATCATATAATTACTAGATTTATTGAGGTTGAAGTGAAATTTCACTGGAATAGATGGACAGAAAATACACTTCTTGTTGCTTACATTTCAAAACCAGGACATGATGAAGTTAGGCCAAGTATTTTCATTGAA gACACTGATGGTTGCATGATGATCCTAATATTTTGTCACAAAGAACCTGATCCTTTCCCATATTTTTCCTGGAGCCAACTGAAAATAGGAAACTATATTTGTATCCTGGAGCCAAAACGTTTTTATTTTCGTGGTGGACAAGTTGGTTTTAAAATTGATTCTACTCAAGAAATTCGAATTCTCTAA
- the LOC115222266 gene encoding MATH and LRR domain-containing protein PFE0570w-like isoform X2: MVLTEDYCQNCGKVKTFIYQCSQCKAVSYCSKKCERMHKREHEKVCSTSQTTQNQRLNPSFDEFTEPKVTSFNKHTKPTKMHINVSDEAESFCQTCYRTNVALRGCSKCKSVFYCSTKCQKIDWPMHRNNCKAPETNTEENSEKQTGHEYSGEGSSAKGPVKENCVSVDDEERGGIDNKVNNKNKNRQNKGQVKSNCDNMEKEETSSKVDMNEISQKEGDKEASKDNNEIMNCEGKNGEKDFSEKDASEKDTNQKETRQMNIKSDLKETGTINGEKTNAGTSLKFTTVRCENCGSFSENLMTCSQCKIAKYCSKPCQISARQLHKKFCKSPNSLNTSLSRSQVRYVKSLLLAKGLFPWHHIITRFIEVEVKFHWNRWTENTLLVAYISKPGHDEVRPSIFIEDTDGCMMILIFCHKEPDPFPYFSWSQLKIGNYICILEPKRFYFRGGQVGFKIDSTQEIRIL, encoded by the exons ATGGTTTTAACTGAAGATTATTGTCAAAATTGTGGTAAGGTAAAAACTTTTATTTACCAATGTTCTCAGTGCAAAGCTGTTTCATATTGTTCTAAAAAATGTGAAAGAATGCACAAAAGGGAACATGAAAAAGTATGCTCTACCTCACAAACCACTCAAAATCAAAGACTGAACCCATCATTTGATGAATTTACAGAACCAAAAGTAACCAGTTTCAATAAACACACCAAGCCTACTAAGATGCATATAAATGTGAGTGATGAAGCAGAAAGCTTTTGCCAGACATGTTACAGAACTAATGTTGCTCTGCGTGGATGTTCTAAGTGCAAATCAGTATTCTACTGCTCAACAAAGTGCCAGAAAATTGACTGGCCAATGCATCGAAACAATTGTAAGGCTCCAGAGACAAATACTGAAGAGAACAGTGAGAAACAGACTGGTCATGAGTATAGTGGTGAGGGAAGCTCTGCAAAGGGGCCGGTAAAGGAAAACTGTGTAAGTGTAGATGATGAGGAAAGAGGTGGGATAGACAATAAAGTgaacaacaagaataaaaatagacaaaataaaggGCAAGTAAAAAGCAATTGTGACAACATGGAGAAAGAGGAAACCAGTAGTAAAGTGGACATGAATGAAATCAGCCAGAAGGAGGGTGACAAAGAAGCTAGCAAGGACAATAATGAGATTATGAACTGCGAGGGAAAAAATGGTGAGAAGGATTTCAGTGAGAAAGATGCCAGTGAAAAGGATACCAATCAAAAGGAAACCAGGCAGATGAACATCAAATCTGATCTGAAGGAAACTGGAACAATAAACGGAGAGAAAACTAATGCAGGAACAAGTCTAAAATTTACTA CTGTAAGATGTGAAAACTGTGGAAGTTTTAGTGAAAATCTAATGACATGTAGCCAGTGCAAAATTGCAAAATATTGCTCAAAACCTTGTCAAATATCTGCAAGGCAACTTCACAAAAAATTCTGTAAATCTCCTAACAGTTTAAATACCTCACTTTCAAGAAGTCAAG TTCGTTACGTCAAAAGTTTACTCTTAGCAAAAGGGCTTTTTCCTTGGCATCATATAATTACTAGATTTATTGAGGTTGAAGTGAAATTTCACTGGAATAGATGGACAGAAAATACACTTCTTGTTGCTTACATTTCAAAACCAGGACATGATGAAGTTAGGCCAAGTATTTTCATTGAA gACACTGATGGTTGCATGATGATCCTAATATTTTGTCACAAAGAACCTGATCCTTTCCCATATTTTTCCTGGAGCCAACTGAAAATAGGAAACTATATTTGTATCCTGGAGCCAAAACGTTTTTATTTTCGTGGTGGACAAGTTGGTTTTAAAATTGATTCTACTCAAGAAATTCGAATTCTCTAA